One Cryptomeria japonica chromosome 9, Sugi_1.0, whole genome shotgun sequence genomic window carries:
- the LOC131067412 gene encoding pentatricopeptide repeat-containing protein At3g16610 yields the protein MKFMAGLVREASSKSNPASFNNTIKVCKQEHSRQALQIFHTLEDVIDSSTYISLLQACSKHKALPEGKLIHAHINVSTNLRVLMTDPIIHNSLITMYVKCDELESARRVFDEMQRRNSCSWSVMIAAYAKHGFLVQEALLLFRQMQENYVKCNEFTYSSVLPACAKLGSLKLGMEVHKQVIERGFQSDLVVANALVDMYAKCGSVEDARQVFDKMPEPNVVSWTAMIAGYSKLGNLKEALILFQKMPYKDQFARTAMIAAYAENGMVDAAWKLFDEMSERNVVSWNAMIAGFVQNSRSEEAIKLFKQMQLLGVRSDSKTFASILPLCAELGALDQGMEIHDKIVRGGYQFEVILVNMLIDMYAKCGRIEKARELLDNMRQPDVISWTSLITGYAQNGRGDEALKLFQKMQSVGIKPDSNTFSSVLSVCANVAALQQGMGIHRELIRNGFQCYLPVMNALIDMYAKCGIMYKASKVFDNMQKRNVVSWTTMIAGYALHGCGSEALKLFEEMKGSGINPDHVTLVCVLSACNHAGLVEEGYKYFNCMSYQYNITPTMEHYSCMVDLLGRAGHLDKAQDVINKMPLRPNISILCCLLAACKIHNNVELGEHVAEHILELDPINPAPYVILSNIYATVGRWVDLEKIRKMMNDRGIKKTPGLSWIEVNKQVHSFVVGDESQPQMEIYGKLDTLASDENVDGYILDGFIAKSY from the exons ATGAAATTCATGGCAGGACTGGTGCGGGAAGCATCAAGTAAATCTAATCCTGCTTCCTTTAACAATACGATTAAAGTTTGTAAGCAGGAGCATTCAAGGCAAGCTCTGCAGATTTTTCATACGCTGGAAGACGTGATAGATTCTTCTACTTACATTTCTCTATTGCAAGCCTGCTCAAAACACAAGGCATTGCCAGAGGGCAAATTAATACATGCACATATCAATGTCAGTACCAATCTTAGGGTTTTAATGACAGATCCAATTATACATAACAGTCTAATCACAATGTATGTCAAGTGTGATGAATTGGAATCCGCTCGCAG GGTTTTTGACGAAATGCAGAGGCGAAACTCCTGCTCGTGGTCTGTGATGATTGCGGCTTACGCCAAGCATGGTTTTTTGGTTCAAGAGGCGCTACTTCTCTTTCGACAAATGCAGGAAAACTATGTCAAATGCAACGAGTTCACGTATTCCAGTGTTCTTCCCGCATGCGCCAAATTGGGATCTCTGAAATTGGGAATGGAGGTTCATAAACAGGTAATAGAAAGAGGATTTCAGTCTGATCTCGTGGTGGCTAACGCCCtagtagatatgtatgcaaaatgtggaagcgtcGAGGACGCACGCCaggtgtttgacaaaatgccagaACCGAATGTTGTATCGTGGACGGCTATGATTGCAG GGTATTCAAAGCTGGGGAATCTGAAGGAGGCTCTGATCCTTTTTCAGAAAATGCCTTACAAGGATCAATTTGCCAGGACAGCCATGATTGCAGCATATGCAGAGAACGGGATGGTTGATGCTGCGTGGAAATTGTTTGACGAAATGTCTGAGCGAAACGTAGTCTCGTGGAATGCTATGATTGCGGGATTTGTGCAAAACAGTCGAAGTGAAGAAGCTATAAAGCTTTTTAAACAGATGCAATTGCTAGGTGTAAGGTCGGACTCCAAAACCTTTGCTAGCATTCTGCCATTATGTGCTGAGTTGGGAGCTCTGGACCAGGGTATGGAGATTCATGATAAGATAGTTAGAGGTGGTTATCAATTTGAGGTCATTTTGGTGAATATGCTcattgacatgtatgcaaaatgcggCCGGATAGAGAAGGCTCGTGAACTGCTTGACAACATGCGACAACCAGATGTGATTTCTTGGACATCACTGATTACAGGATATGCTCAGAATGGAAGGGGAGATGAGGCTCTTAAACTTTTTCAGAAAATGCAATCAGTAGGCATCAAGCCGGATTCAAATACCTTTTCCAGTGTTCTCTCAGTGTGTGCCAACGTGGCAGCTTTGCAGCAGGGTATGGGGATTCATCGTGAATTAATCAGAAATGGGTTTCAATGTTATCTCCCCGTGAtgaatgccctgatagacatgtatgcaaaatgtggaattaTGTATAAGGCATCTAAGGTATTTGACAATATGCAAAAAcggaatgttgtctcatggacaaCGATGATCGCAGGATATGCCTTGCATGGCTGTGGCAGTGAGGCTCTGAAGCTCTTTGAAGAAATGAAAGGCTCTGGGATTAACCCAGATCATGTGACTTTAGTTTGTGTTTTGTCTGCCTGTAACCATGCAGGTCTGGTCGAAGAGGGCTACAAATACTTCAATTGCATGAGTTATCAATATAACATAACACCCACAATGGAGCACTATAGCtgcatggttgaccttcttggcCGAGCTGGGCATCTGGACAAAGCACAAGATGTTATCAACAAAATGCCATTAAGGCCCAATATATCTATATTGTGCTGTTTGCTTGCTGCCTGTAAAATACACAACAATGTAGAGCTGGGAGAACATGTGGCAGAACACATCTTGGAGTTGGATCCTATAAACCCTGCACCTTATGTTATTCTGTCAAACATCTATGCTACAGTTGGAAGGTGGGTTGACCTTGAAAAGATCCGAAAAATGATGAATGATAGAGGCATAAAAAAGACGCCTGGATTGAGCTGGATTGAAGTTAATAAACAGGTCCATTCTTTTGTTGTAGGAGATGAATCCCAGCCACAAATGGAAATATATGGAAAGTTGGATACATTGGCTTCAGATGAGAATGTTGATGGGTACATTCTTGATGGGTTTATTGCTAAATCATATTGA